The Silene latifolia isolate original U9 population chromosome Y, ASM4854445v1, whole genome shotgun sequence sequence AGAACAGGGTTGCATCTGATATTTTAATGTTTATGCATCCAATTTGTGTGGTAGATGGGTGGGAATGTGGCGTAGAAAAAAAATCGAAATGTTATTGTTGAAGGAGTAATGTTTATAGGATGTACAAATGTCTGGATAGTGAGGTCTATTGTTGGTTGACGTACGTTTTACTGATTTCTCCAATGTAGACGAGCATGAAGGGGTGGCAAACTAAGGAGGATGAGTTTCGGCAGTACTTTGTGCTTGGGGATCTTTGGGAGTCCTTTAAGGAGTGGAGTGCATATGGAGCTGGAGTGCCCCTCTTGTTAAATGGAAGTGATTCCGTTGTGCAGTATTATGTCCCTTATTTGTCTGGCATTCAATTGTACATAGACCCATCCAAGCCTTCCCCTAAAACCAGGTTAGCTCTTTTGAATTATTGTTTTCGATACTGTTTTCATACTCCTATGTTTTAGTGGGTTGCTTTCCTTATTGTTGTCCTTGTTTTTCATTTTGGGGCTTTCTTTTTTGATTCTTAGTAGCTATCATTCCAGTTTCGTGTCAATGGTGTGGACCAAATCTTTAGGCAGTTCTTAAGGAACATTAAGCATGATTGATTTTGGTGTATATTTATAGATCTCATTTTGTTTTACCCAGGCATTCTCGCTTACAGGCCTGCTGCATGGCTTAACTAATGAATTTCCATCTCTTTAGGTTATGGTTAGTAAAAAACGAACAAGGTACTTTAGTTATGATTAGCCTCTGATTTGAAGGCAATGGCTTTGTTACTCCTCCACATTTTCCCATTCTGAGTTTTCCATTGAACTGTTGGTCACAATTGACATAGCTTGATTATGGTAGTATAATGGGTCTAATAAAAATATATGGATTAACTGTCTAGGAGGGGATTCTGTAATTGGTAGTCTGGCAATGAGGATGTATCATGATGGATCCCATTTTGGCGCACTTAATTATGACATgtcttataatttgttgatttgttATGGTGTTTGGCCCATAGTGGGGAGTGGGACTCTAGCTGTAGATTCATTCACAACATGGTAAATTTCAGTTGAAGTTATTCATGCAGGAAGATGTCTAAAGACAAAAAGGTAGCAGTTTATACTGGGATTAATAACATGTATGTTTGATGCTATTGCAAGTTTGCATCCAGAGAATGTAAAGGGTAGTAATTTGACTGGGTTGGAACGTTAATGAGAGATATAGACATTGTTTATCGTCATGCGCCTTGCAGTATGTTGAAGTAACCCAGACAAGGAAATTCTACGTCCCTCTTCGCTTCTTAATATGTGGACCTGTGATGCTTTTGCCCGTCTCTTTTTATTTCTTTGGTGTTGGGGAAGGTTCAAACTCTTGGCTATTCCGGTAGATTGGTGTCTTTCCTGGATTAGGTATTACTTCAATTAGCCTTTTTGAGGTGCAAAATATTTTTATGGTAAAGCCTAGTGCTAAGCCCAGATAAAATTAAAATGTGGGAGGAGAGTTCCAATAGATCTTTGGCATTTTATTGCTTTTGCAATTTGTCTTATTTGATTAGTTTCTGTTTATATATTGAATCTTTTTTTTCTTTAGATCTCTTATTTTTTGTTCTTTGCAGAcattttgtattgcattttcctGTTAATTTCTTTCATCTCTACATCTCTTGCGGATTATTTAAATCTCTTATTATTTCTTATTCAAAACATGTTCATCCTATTTTCGCTTTTGCTTTTCCCTGCTTGAAAATGATCTATCACTTATTGATTTTCATTTTACTATCATGATTTCTCTTCTTTCCACTATCTCCTGGTTTTCTCACCTCACAATCAGTCAATCGCTGCTTCATTCGCCGAATTGGGTTAATGTCGTCCCAACACCAGAATAGCTTCTTGTCTAGAGTTTTGTTGGTTTTGACAAAGCTTGGCCAACCTCTACAGTGGAGACTGGAAATAATAGCATCTTTGTTCTCTTCCACTACTTTCATTCTCCTTTTCTCCGTTGTATTTTCTGTTTATCTGTTACTCTCAAGTGTCAGTTGGATCCCTTATTTTGCTCAAAGAAGGGAGCTTCTCTCTGTTTATGATTCCCATTGGCTGAATTGTGTAGGAGACATGTTTTCTATGTCTGTGGACTGTGGCTAATAAAAACGCCTGCTGATACATACTTATTTGCTGGTTTGTCTCATTATAGAAGGCCTGGAGAGGAGAGTGACGAGTCATCCAGAGAACCCAGCAGTAATGGCAGCAGTGATGGTGAAGCAGAAAGAGGATTGAACTCTCATGATGTGTGGAGACCGCGGGAAGTTGCCGAGTTTAATAGTTTACAGGGTTTACGAGTTAAATCTTCAAATGGTTCATCCAGTGATGAAGGGGAATCTTCCAGTTCTACGGGTGTTCTTATATTCGAATATTTTGAGCATGATACTCCTTTCAGTCGGGAACCTTTGGCTGACAAGGTTAGTAGTTAGCTTAGTTGCTTGCTCGTTGGAGCAGTTCCTCTATCCATTTGTGCATCTGTCTGACCACCTTTTTTCGGCACGTCACACACTCATATTAAAAATcagttgtgtaaattatttgaaGTGTGTGATATTTCAAAAGAAGGTGATGGGACAGCAGGCAGGACAGAGGGTCTGCTCTTCCGTTCATAATGTTATGTTGTTTGTATGATTCATATTGCTGTTTTCCTTTCTaactcgtaatttcatataacAGATATCATTACTAGCGTCTCGTTTCCCAGAACTGAATACCTATAGGAGCTGTGATCTGTCATCTTCAAGTTGGATATCTGTTGCATGGTAAGCCTTTTAAACCTTATCCAGTCGTATTCTTTTGTGGTTAAGTAGCCATTAGTCAATGTGATAATTGGCACAATCTTCTCTTTCAATATAGGATATCTTGAAATAACGTCAATATTTCAACTATATTAGTTTGACTCTTTATATTACCCCATCCTCATGTAGTCAAGTAGAACATTTAAACATTCCTACGGTACTTGTACACTTCATTGTAAACGAATTAACATGTTGATTTTCATGTGAGATAAGGTAAATCAGTCTGGGGCATGATGTCCTTCTTGTTAAGATGTGTCTGGAGGACCCTGACGCTGTTGGCTTTTTATTTGAATATAGGTATCCAATCTACAGAATACCTACAGGTCCAACCCTCCAGAACCTGGATTCGTGctttttgacatttcatttcTTATCAACTCCTTTTAGTGGTATGTCTCTCACCGTCCTCTACTGGAAAAAGCTCAGCAGAGTCATTTCTTTAATTGTGCTTAACCGTTTCCTCTTGTTCGCAGGGGGGAGACATGAATGGCAATGTCACTTCACTTCGTCACCAAGCAAAATTTCAAACTGCTTGCCACTGCCAATATTTGGAATGGCGTGTTACAAATTCAAAATCTCAATGTGGGATCAAAATGGAGGTGATGAATCTCCAAAAGCCAACTCACTGATGCAAGCTGCTGACGAGTGGCTCCGGCATCTTAATGTAAATCACCCAGATTACAGGTTCTTTGCCTCTCATAACTACTATTGGAGATGATGAGAAGGGTTAACAGCTGGTTATTGCTTATCTTAAGACAGCCTGACTCGCAATATGTGCTTGCCCTCCTTCCTCAAATATGCACTTTGTTCTACAtctgttggttttttttttttgtgaggaaCCTTTAGAGGTGATTTGTTGGGTCTTGCGGAGAGGATGTTGCTGTGTTATTTGGTAAATAACTCACTTAGCCAGATCTTACGCTTGTGAAATATGTAACAGTTTACGATGCAAGGATTCCTGTGAGATGTGAATCCATAAGCCTATTAATGTGCATGGGCTTTTGTTTGGGAAGCTATGAGTGGGTTTTATAACTGTAACGATATTAGTAGCAAAGATCAATATTTAGCAAAAACACGACTTGCTTCCCCTCCGCATGCATCTTTATATTCATCGATATTTTGAGCTCTTGAACAATGGATGTCAATGAACCCGTCGTGGTGATCAAACTGGTTTGTGTCACAGTTGTAATAATCAGAGTGTCGGGATGTTCAAGTAGCCGCCAAATTTGCTTAGCAAGTGTAGAGCCTCATTGTAGACCTTTATATCCCGAAAACCAATTCCACAATCCGATTTATGAAGACAGGTTTTTCCTATCTCACCCGTCAAACCCCACCAAGACCGAGCCATGACTAAAAGGGAGTTCTTCAATGGTACCTTCAAGAAGCCTGAAGTAACAAACTCATCATATAAGTCGGGATAGATTGCGCTACTAATTTTAGGGAGGACATAAATCCACGAAAATTATGAATATGCCACTGGCTTTATTAGAGTAATAAACAATATTAAAGGCATCCGCTTACTCTAATACTTTCGTGGCATTAACCATTAGTGTCGTGGCAATAGGGCTAGCCTAATTTTATCATGAACTGAGAGAAGGAAAACATAACATGAAGTGCCGTTTATGCAATAGTACCTTTTCAACTCTAGAATTTAATCTTAGATAAATCCTATTACATAAAAaagcaaataaataaaaataaccCTTGAATAAGTTGATTCCAAACAAAAATAGAAGCAATCACTTGAGATATCCCTAAAAATAATTCTTCAGGGGATCCCAATAGTAAATTCAGTGTGTTGAAGCCCTGTCAACCGAAAACAGCTTCATCAATCCATCCATTTCCTTATGCCAATCCTCCCTAGCTGTATATATCTTCATGACTTTCAATACCTCGGCATATGTCAATATATATTCAGCCAATTTCAGGTGACTTCCGTACCCACAAAAATCATTAATCTCGACAAATCGAAGGGAGTGCGCCAAACACTTGGGCGTGTTTTCTGGGAGCGTAAGAAAGTAGACCACCGGTTCCCATGAGTCATCTGTACACTgatcaaagtgcaaacaagattcaATTAAAAGATGCTAAAACTATGCTAACACATACCGCCCCTTACTCTGCAGTCTGCACAGCGTCATTTTTGTAGTCCGATTCAATTGTTAGTTGTTAATTATCAACTGAATTTTCATTATGGATTATCCGAATGTAGTCTCTGTATTGTTGTATGCAAACAGTACGTTGACATAATTTCAAAGTTCATTTTTAATAATGTAAAATCACGGGTTCATATACAAAGAGACGTAACTTACATCGAGTTTATGCAATATCAAGGACGTCAAATTGGGGGCGTTTTTTAGCATTTGTAGAACAAAGGGCCCCGAACCATAGGCTACCTCCAGCAAGCTCAGGTTAATAAACACAGGCAATTTTGCTCCGCCATGTTCCAGGGAATGCTGCAAAGTTGTAAAACATTACGTTATTTTAGGTGAAACTGTATATTGTCTTCATGCAAACACTGTATGTAAACAATAGTCGGCTTCGTACGTTCACCATTAATTGAGCCAATGTCAACGTCTTTAATTTGGAAGATTGGTGAAGAAGATCAATTATTCCACGGCCATGTCCGTTCCATGGGCCATTTAACACAGCGTCAACCAGACAAGATAAGGGCTCAACAGCTTTAATTTCACAGCATGAACGAGCCTGTGTGAAAGAAATATATTCGAGTTTTGGCAGATTAAGAACAACTTTCTTGTCATCTGCACGGCTAATGATTTCCAGTTTCCTTAGGCTGGATGATTGAATGTGTACCTCATTTGGTCCCAAGCAGCGACGAAGTAAAACTTGTTTGAGACGAGGGCATACCGATAAGAGAGCTGGTAACGAATCATTTTGCTCGAAAGCGACATCAATCAGGTGCAGGAGTTCAAGGTTTGGTAAATTTTGCACTGATGGAATCACCGAAGGGAGAACAAACCTCCCATTTAGCTTCAATACTTGAAGTGTCTCGCTCGAAAAGACAGCTTCGACAAGTCGTTTCTGTTTAAACACAGAGGTACTGAGACTAATCTCTACGACATTTCGACTCATTACAGACCAAACCCAAGAATTaacatgaaaatcctcaaactCATCCAAGTGATCCATGGAAAAGCGACGGAGCAACAGTGCATCATTGAGCAACAATGCCTTATACACAAATGATTTGAAAGACGGTAGTAGTGAATGTGAAACATGAAAGCCTGAGAAATCAAGTATAGGGACTTTAGTCCAAATGTATTTCCATCTGCTACACAATATGCATGTTTTCATCACATCTTTCATTTGCAGAAAAGACAGAATGAGTGCTACAAGTTCATTTGAGAGTGCACTTATCCTATCCACTTCCAATTCTTTTGACACTACCATTGCAATGTTTGCAGTACCTCAAATATTTTTGAATCAACTAGTTAAcaacaatcatttgtttacacttaATTAAaatggacggagggagtataattatAGAGTAGTGAATAATTTGGTTAGAATGGATGTTGTTCTCTAAGTGTATTTATTTATACTCTTCAGAAAATtgccatattttttttttttttggtaaaatgtgagataTATATATTAtgatactccctccgatccagacagatggtaacacttacctaaaatggatgaaccacaccaatggtaacataccaTATTTGGCATTAAAAAGGACTAAATTACCCTTACATCCACTACCTATTTACAACTTTATCATCTACTCATCCACTCACCAACTACTTATTTAATCCACCTAAACTGATGTGGCCCCAATCAAACTTTCCTACTTTACCCCTTacttttccaccttttcttaaataaccacttttccctatgttaccatttgtctggatcggaggaagtataaaataaggtTACAAGTGGTGGGCAAGCATCAATTAATCTTCTAACACATACAAATCTTTCTGCCTTAACCAGTCTAAGTCCGTTTTGGTTAAAACCTTGTAATCCCTTCCTCGTACTCTAGCTTTAACTTCTTCAATGACCTGTTCTGCTAACCTCTCAGGCCTTAGCAGCACCCCTTCCATGTTGCTTTTGTTCCTCTGCTGCCAAATATGATAAATCACACCCACATCGTAGCCGCTTGTATTCCTTTTTGCAATTTCGTTTCTGTCCTCTCGTGTACACCATACAACCATATCATTCGGGAAGGTGATCTCGCATTTTATGATCGATAGCTTGTATGACTCTTCTCGTAGATGTCACACAGAATATGTTCAATGCATTCGGTCTCCGCTCACAAAGCAAACACCTATCATCAATGTCCAAACCATACCCAATCAGCTTGTCTCTTGTTCTCAATGCTCCATGTACAACTAACCAGCCTGTGAACTGATGCTTTGGTATCACATGATCATTCCAAAGACACTTATACCAGGTAACCTTTAGGTTTGTGCCCTTAAGCCATTCATAGCGATCCGGGAGAATACTGACCGAGCATTCCATTTACCAAAGAAAGTATAACCAGGTAGCATTTCCTCCTTGACCTTGCATATCCTTCTCCAAACCCAACTAGAGCTAGTTGGTGGTGTATAGTCCAGCCAATCCCTCCCTTTCAGATAATTCTTTTGCACCCACTTCACCCATATAGAGTCTTTAAAAACAGTTATCCAGTGCACTAGTCTACCAATTATAGCTTTGTTCATTGTTCCTTGATCTTTCAGTCCTAAACCTCCCTCTTCTTTTGGCCTGCAAATTTTATCCCAGGCTACCATTGGCACCCTCCTGTAGTCTGTACTGCTATCCCACATAAAGTTTCTACATGTGGCTTCAATCCTGCTAATGATCCCTTTGGGGATAATGAACATTGAAGCCCAATACGAGTGTAAAGAGGAAAGGAAAACCTTGACTAACACGAATCTCCCCGCATAGAAGAATTTCTTTGCCCCATAGTTGTGGATCCTGCTGCAAACCTTCTCAACCAGGCACTCACAGTCACTCTTCTTCATCCTGGTGGTCTGTATTGGCATCCCCAGGTACTCGAAAGGCAGCTGCCCTTCAACAAATCCTGAGACTCTCAAAATATCCTGTTTTATATGTTCAGGCACACCCTGGAAATAGGCATTTGACTTGGTGGCACTTACCTTCAGCCCAGACGCATTAGAAAAGGTAGAGAAGGACTTTAACAAAAGCATCATGGAATGAGCATCACCTATTTGAAAAGTAGcacatcatctgcaaacatcaggtTTGCCAGTTTTAATTCTTTGCACAACGGGTGATAGTTGAACTCAAACTTGTTAGCTGCATACTTCAGAGTCCTTGTCAAGTATTCCATGCATAAGGTAAAGAGTAGGGGGGAGAGTGGATCTCCCTGCCTAAGACCCCTCTTGCCTTGAAAATATCCAAACATATCCCCATTTAAGGAGAGTGAGAAGCTGGCAGTGCTGATGCACTGTAGAACCATAGCTTTGAAATCATCAGGGAATAGTAGCTCATCCAGCAGTTGTTCAACAAAGGACCACTCTACTGTGTCATACGCTTTTTGCAAATCAATCTTGAACATACATCTAGGAGTAGGATTTGGCCTTTCATATAATCTGATTAAGTCTTGACAAATCAGGATGTTCTCCTGGATGCTCCTATTCTGGATGAAAGCTCCCTGATTCTGATCAATAATACCAGGCAATATCTCTGCTAGTCTAGCACATAAAAGCTTTGAGataattttgtaaatgacattacAGTAGGCTATTGGATGAAATTGCATTACACTTTGGGGTCTCTCACATTTGGGAATGAGTGTAAGAGTTGTTGCATTGATTTGCCTAAGAAGTCTTTTCTGGGTAAAGAAGTCTTTGACAGCACTGATAACATCCCCACCTACCACTTCCCATGCATCTTTGAAGAACTTACTCGTGTATCCATCAGGTCCTGGGGACTTTATGTCAGGTATGCTAAACAGGATGTCCCTGATCTCCTTGCCAGTGACAGGTCTAGCCAGCTGCTCATAGTGGTCTGCATTACACCTAGGACCTTGATCAATAATTTTCCTATGAACCTTTTTGGTATCCTGATTTTCCCCAAGCAAGTGCTGGTAGTAATCCAGAAAAGCATTGTGCACTTGCTCTGGGGTATCACACATTTGACCATTCCTGTCTTCAATCCTGATGACTCTATTCCCACTCCTTCTTTTTTTGAGCAAACAGTGAAAGTATGCACTGTTAGAGTCTTCTTTCTGCAGCCACTGCATTTTAGCCTTCTGAGCTAGGAAACTGTCCCTGGCAGCACTCATCTCCCTAAGGGTTTTAGAGGCCTCAAACTCTTCAGAGATTAGTTGCAGGTTAGTAGGATCTTTCCCAATCAGTTCCTGCAATTCAGAGACCTGTCTTTGCAAAATGGCAGTTGAGTTCTCAATATCACTGTATTTCTCCCTGTTCAAAGCCTTCAAAGCAGGTTTCAGGAGTTTCAGATTCTTGGTTAGCCTGAAAAGAGGTGTGCCAGGAATACTATTACTCCAATTTCGTGTGATGGTAGGCAAGAACTCCTTAGATGCTCCCCACATGTTATAATACTTGAAGCTTCTGGTTTTCTGGACTTGAGTTGAGCTACTGATCAGACAAGGGGTGTGATCAAGCATGTCCTCAGGTAGGAAGTTAGCATATAGATCAGGGAAATGGTCACTCCAAGCTTTATTAGTCATAAATCTATCAATCTTGCTATAGATCCTATCTTCGGGCCTTTGCTTATTGTTCCATGTAAAGAGTGAACCAATTACAGGTATATCCACT is a genomic window containing:
- the LOC141626535 gene encoding uncharacterized protein LOC141626535, coding for MSTASFSRSRTGDRFYNPPARRQQQQQLLKQSQNHHQQEEREVIRKEKLQYQQFNRNQPNHRRQKWPLTAEVKGKAVEQRTELDECVSTATSVSTRTTIATPGVASSSLSNSTNLDRFLEYTTPSVQAQYFSKTSMKGWQTKEDEFRQYFVLGDLWESFKEWSAYGAGVPLLLNGSDSVVQYYVPYLSGIQLYIDPSKPSPKTRRPGEESDESSREPSSNGSSDGEAERGLNSHDVWRPREVAEFNSLQGLRVKSSNGSSSDEGESSSSTGVLIFEYFEHDTPFSREPLADKISLLASRFPELNTYRSCDLSSSSWISVAWYPIYRIPTGPTLQNLDSCFLTFHFLSTPFSGGRHEWQCHFTSSPSKISNCLPLPIFGMACYKFKISMWDQNGGDESPKANSLMQAADEWLRHLNVNHPDYRFFASHNYYWR
- the LOC141630391 gene encoding F-box/FBD/LRR-repeat protein At4g26340-like gives rise to the protein MVVSKELEVDRISALSNELVALILSFLQMKDVMKTCILCSRWKYIWTKVPILDFSGFHVSHSLLPSFKSFVYKALLLNDALLLRRFSMDHLDEFEDFHVNSWVWSVMSRNVVEISLSTSVFKQKRLVEAVFSSETLQVLKLNGRFVLPSVIPSVQNLPNLELLHLIDVAFEQNDSLPALLSVCPRLKQVLLRRCLGPNEVHIQSSSLRKLEIISRADDKKVVLNLPKLEYISFTQARSCCEIKAVEPLSCLVDAVLNGPWNGHGRGIIDLLHQSSKLKTLTLAQLMVNHSLEHGGAKLPVFINLSLLECTDDSWEPVVYFLTLPENTPKCLAHSLRFVEINDFCGYGSHLKLAEYILTYAEVLKVMKIYTAREDWHKEMDGLMKLFSVDRASTH